The Leptospira kmetyi serovar Malaysia str. Bejo-Iso9 genome includes a window with the following:
- the batC gene encoding TPR repeat-containing protein BatC, translating to MKRIRTFKYSIILIFLCSVAPLFSVELDPGGSRVGEGLEHYNQGEYLESLRMYQEAESYFPEDSRLEFNRGSAEFKSGNIDKAIRHFEKSANSPSSSPEVQWKSRFNLGNSYMRAGDRKKAAEEYIKALKLNPNLSEARKNLEYLSRNPPPNQSSPNGGRNSGKQPKDSKNSPSQNNSPQSQGGAFSGNGNSQEQKNKEDGSQDPRDRLTDEETKRIMDSLDLNKIRRKSRKSRDREVFW from the coding sequence GTGAAACGGATTCGTACATTCAAATATTCGATCATTTTAATATTCTTATGCTCGGTCGCGCCTTTGTTTTCGGTGGAGCTCGATCCCGGAGGAAGCCGCGTCGGCGAGGGTTTGGAACACTACAATCAGGGGGAATATCTCGAATCCCTGAGAATGTACCAGGAAGCGGAGTCATATTTTCCGGAGGATTCAAGATTGGAATTCAATCGGGGTTCGGCGGAGTTCAAATCGGGTAACATCGATAAGGCGATCCGCCATTTCGAAAAATCCGCAAATTCTCCCTCGTCCTCTCCCGAGGTTCAATGGAAGTCCCGATTCAATCTGGGAAACAGTTATATGCGCGCGGGAGATCGGAAAAAGGCAGCGGAAGAATACATCAAAGCCCTAAAGCTCAATCCGAATCTTTCTGAAGCGAGAAAGAATCTGGAATATCTAAGTCGAAATCCGCCGCCGAATCAAAGTTCGCCGAACGGAGGTCGAAACTCCGGAAAACAACCGAAGGATTCGAAAAATTCTCCGTCGCAAAACAATTCTCCGCAAAGCCAAGGCGGCGCTTTCTCGGGCAACGGAAATTCTCAGGAACAGAAAAACAAAGAGGACGGTTCTCAAGATCCGAGGGATCGTCTTACGGACGAGGAAACAAAAAGAATCATGGATTCTCTGGACTTGAATAAGATCCGGAGAAAAAGTAGAAAGAGTCGGGATCGAGAGGTTTTTTGGTGA
- the batA gene encoding VWA domain-containing protein BatA → MNFEYPYALFLLAPVWIWTFVYYKNKMYLRRMGVRLPGRREGVLSKFENLGIFLPLLRPIAISLIVVALAGPGKKTSFLPDEKEGIDIMIALDVSGSMSRSRDFLPETRLGVSKKLLRRFIEKRTNDRLGLVVFAGAAYLQAPLTGDRESLNEILGTIEEETVAEQGTAIGDAIILSTYRLRTSQARSRLIVLITDGVSNTGKIDPVTATDLAEHIGAKIYSIGIGKEDSSYEINFEILQELSANTGGQFFRAEDPEEMRAVLASIDTLEKDPLQAPPKEVRETEYEIWLYRALAVLFLDLMLRSFFFRYYV, encoded by the coding sequence ATGAATTTCGAATATCCGTACGCTCTTTTTCTTTTGGCCCCGGTTTGGATCTGGACGTTCGTATATTATAAAAATAAAATGTACTTAAGGAGAATGGGAGTCCGTCTCCCCGGAAGAAGAGAAGGAGTTCTTTCCAAGTTTGAAAATCTCGGAATCTTTCTTCCTTTGCTGCGTCCGATCGCGATTAGCTTGATCGTTGTGGCGCTCGCGGGTCCCGGTAAAAAAACCAGTTTTCTTCCCGATGAAAAAGAGGGGATCGACATCATGATCGCCTTGGACGTTTCGGGTTCCATGTCGAGAAGCAGGGACTTTCTTCCCGAAACAAGACTCGGCGTTTCCAAAAAACTTCTCAGAAGATTTATCGAAAAAAGAACGAACGACCGTCTCGGTCTTGTTGTGTTTGCGGGCGCGGCATATCTGCAGGCTCCGTTAACGGGCGATCGCGAATCTCTCAACGAAATCTTAGGAACGATCGAAGAAGAAACCGTTGCGGAACAAGGAACCGCGATCGGAGACGCGATCATTCTTTCCACGTATCGATTGAGGACTTCGCAGGCGCGTTCGAGATTGATCGTTCTCATCACGGACGGAGTTTCCAATACGGGCAAGATCGATCCCGTGACCGCCACCGATCTCGCCGAACATATCGGAGCGAAGATCTATTCGATCGGAATCGGAAAGGAAGATAGTTCTTACGAGATCAATTTTGAAATCCTTCAAGAACTTTCCGCAAATACGGGCGGTCAATTCTTTCGCGCCGAAGATCCGGAAGAGATGAGGGCCGTACTTGCGTCGATCGACACTCTGGAAAAAGATCCTTTGCAGGCTCCTCCCAAGGAAGTCCGCGAAACGGAATACGAGATATGGCTCTATCGCGCGCTTGCGGTTTTGTTTTTGGATCTGATGTTGCGATCCTTCTTTTTCAGGTATTACGTATGA
- a CDS encoding BatD family protein — translation MVKRILLLSFLFCAFPIFADETKFYVTRNMFHLGEESYAVFEMDVGAKFAIPQNSVSNGDVTVFYAGSEENTTIINFQVFRKRLLKFRIKALRQGVFSLPPVSIEVNGKKFVPGPLQIQVLARSQTAKSRGGSFFDRFFQFEGEDLPENADLKVIFQTSKKEAWIGEPIIGYFTLYYRDVRKPYFDRNPADSIQFPYFRSEILTGVAVKIPDQVLYEGNIYDIAVYNKEIYSLIPLRAGEFHLGKTTFSLEGQLQSYFNVKTVSTTPNRIRVKELPKFEGNFSGAVGKFKARARIKNDPNSIEAGDTLYLSVTIEGEGNLSSVIEPIPVCTEEKNCSSGITLYDTARTWKFTELENSGYGFYSTARFEYGIPMRTIGIWKDEKRSFTFFDPDAGSYKTISLDIPSVNVLPPTRNKKHSREANSIRPISEEWNIQLLLFSFAVLFVVFAGILLWTRMKKTDADLGAIVSFPILFPIWGIPILKELDLRVGTKRGLVLRQSLLAKGVSESDVSFLVQVSKGESGFAELAVRLNFQDRKHLINAANRLLKSKKEEDL, via the coding sequence TTGGTGAAACGGATTCTTCTTTTATCCTTTTTGTTTTGCGCGTTTCCGATCTTTGCGGATGAAACCAAATTCTACGTTACGCGAAACATGTTTCATCTCGGCGAAGAATCGTATGCGGTTTTTGAAATGGACGTGGGGGCCAAGTTCGCCATTCCTCAAAATTCGGTTTCGAACGGAGACGTCACGGTTTTTTACGCGGGTTCGGAAGAGAACACGACGATCATCAACTTTCAGGTTTTTAGAAAACGTCTTTTGAAATTCAGAATCAAAGCCTTGCGACAGGGAGTGTTTTCTCTTCCGCCGGTTAGCATCGAAGTGAACGGAAAAAAATTCGTTCCCGGTCCTTTGCAGATTCAAGTTCTTGCAAGATCGCAGACCGCAAAGAGCCGAGGCGGTTCGTTCTTCGATCGATTCTTTCAGTTTGAAGGAGAGGATCTTCCCGAAAACGCGGACTTAAAAGTGATCTTTCAAACGAGTAAAAAAGAGGCGTGGATCGGAGAACCTATCATCGGTTATTTTACGTTGTATTACAGGGACGTTCGCAAGCCGTACTTCGATCGCAACCCCGCGGACTCGATTCAATTTCCGTATTTCAGAAGCGAAATTCTTACCGGTGTCGCGGTGAAAATTCCCGATCAGGTTTTATACGAAGGAAACATCTACGACATTGCGGTTTACAACAAGGAAATTTATTCTTTGATTCCGCTTCGCGCGGGAGAATTTCATCTCGGCAAAACCACGTTTTCTCTCGAAGGCCAACTTCAATCCTACTTTAACGTAAAGACGGTTTCCACGACTCCGAATCGGATTCGAGTGAAGGAACTTCCCAAGTTCGAAGGAAACTTCAGCGGCGCGGTCGGAAAGTTCAAGGCGCGAGCGAGAATCAAAAACGATCCGAACTCGATCGAAGCGGGCGACACTTTGTATCTCAGCGTTACGATCGAAGGGGAGGGGAATCTTTCCTCGGTGATCGAACCGATTCCGGTTTGTACGGAGGAAAAAAATTGCTCCTCCGGAATCACGTTGTATGACACCGCAAGAACTTGGAAATTCACCGAATTGGAAAATTCGGGTTACGGTTTTTATTCGACCGCGAGATTCGAATACGGAATTCCGATGCGTACGATCGGAATTTGGAAGGACGAAAAACGGAGCTTTACGTTTTTCGATCCCGACGCGGGAAGTTATAAAACGATTTCGTTGGACATTCCCTCGGTGAACGTTCTGCCCCCGACTCGAAACAAAAAACATTCTCGGGAAGCGAATTCGATCCGTCCGATTTCGGAAGAATGGAATATTCAACTTTTATTGTTTTCATTCGCGGTTTTGTTCGTCGTGTTCGCGGGAATTCTTCTTTGGACGCGGATGAAAAAAACGGACGCGGATTTAGGCGCGATCGTATCGTTTCCGATCCTATTTCCGATCTGGGGAATTCCCATTCTAAAAGAACTTGACTTGCGAGTGGGGACCAAAAGAGGCTTGGTATTAAGGCAGTCCCTGCTTGCGAAAGGGGTTTCCGAATCCGACGTTTCCTTTTTGGTTCAAGTATCCAAGGGAGAATCCGGTTTTGCGGAACTTGCGGTTCGGTTAAACTTTCAAGATCGAAAACATCTGATCAACGCGGCGAACCGCCTTTTGAAAAGTAAAAAAGAGGAAGATCTATGA
- the batB gene encoding VWA domain-containing protein BatB: MNHEFSAYLKNIFLAATVVWIVYSFLRIFVVYKIKEWRIFYPGLERVSSFPDTRLVFARILLIFAVLACIFFSGLKTDYKDEKREESFKGVDILFLVDVSLSMQAIDNQPNRLARFKEILLRMLPGLSGNRFGMIVFAASPFLYCPMTSDIAAFSDYVRGLDVDMVGDRGTDLNKAFLKADTLLKSEKVFRNRILILVTDGEDQNDPDPISFPADFQVWAAGTPEGGPIAYSDEESGLSGFLLKDGTLTPNVNSAGIIHSKMNRNFLRNLASKNDGSFYTLDTNPPDLETLKKEILVLEENLYSRKKDLKRAEGSGKFLFAAILLLLTDWIFVESFLFSKRKSGSVA; encoded by the coding sequence ATGAACCACGAATTTTCCGCGTATCTGAAAAACATCTTCCTCGCCGCGACGGTCGTTTGGATAGTATATTCCTTTCTTAGAATATTCGTTGTTTATAAAATAAAGGAATGGAGAATTTTTTATCCCGGCTTGGAACGCGTTTCCTCCTTTCCCGATACGCGTCTTGTTTTTGCGAGAATTCTTCTGATCTTTGCGGTTTTGGCCTGCATCTTTTTTTCCGGTTTGAAAACCGATTACAAGGATGAAAAAAGGGAGGAATCTTTCAAAGGAGTCGATATACTCTTTCTCGTGGACGTAAGCCTTTCCATGCAGGCGATCGACAACCAACCCAATCGATTGGCGCGGTTTAAGGAAATTCTTTTGCGTATGTTGCCCGGACTTTCCGGAAATCGATTCGGTATGATCGTATTCGCGGCCAGCCCGTTTTTATACTGCCCGATGACTTCGGACATAGCCGCGTTTTCGGATTACGTGCGCGGTTTGGACGTCGATATGGTGGGGGATCGGGGAACGGATTTGAACAAGGCATTTTTAAAGGCGGACACTCTTCTCAAATCGGAAAAAGTTTTTCGAAATCGGATTCTGATTTTGGTTACGGACGGAGAGGATCAAAACGATCCCGATCCGATTTCTTTTCCGGCGGATTTTCAAGTTTGGGCTGCGGGAACTCCTGAAGGCGGGCCGATCGCATACAGCGACGAAGAATCTGGGCTCAGCGGTTTTCTTCTGAAGGATGGAACTCTTACACCTAACGTCAATTCGGCGGGAATCATCCATTCCAAGATGAACCGTAACTTTTTGAGAAATCTCGCGAGTAAAAACGACGGATCCTTTTATACCTTGGATACCAATCCGCCCGATCTCGAAACTCTCAAAAAGGAGATTCTGGTTTTGGAGGAGAATTTATACTCCAGGAAAAAGGATCTGAAACGCGCCGAAGGTTCCGGAAAGTTTTTGTTCGCGGCGATTCTTCTCCTTTTGACGGATTGGATTTTTGTGGAATCCTTTCTTTTTTCAAAGAGAAAATCGGGATCGGTCGCATGA